One region of Dysidea avara chromosome 1, odDysAvar1.4, whole genome shotgun sequence genomic DNA includes:
- the LOC136269250 gene encoding THAP domain-containing protein 5-like isoform X2 — translation MTKAVVRLQESLSSLSRTIVKSLAMPRRCVAADCKTTSRMGYSLHSFPTDENMRRRWTSAVKRYRKDWDGPSTSFLLCSRHFTEDSFETEGSLYRDTFGIPAQKRLKPDAVPTVFPKSINQLHTSSSSASHSCPLSERREQRSVVEELLSATTSAESTLEHMDTTNSTVQLPLCHTSTDSMHHSSTLPLCRDPMSHSSTMPDPLTQEKNPKKKSVSVTVRVKGKKKATQTDTCPQQISIGTQCNLLNAPPLQRLPQVTSLNDSFVTEEETDLDTSFLSNQEDYTTEDDTQELPPQDEVKFLVYRSHLLSLFTACRSCHQLCDGEVANLKGTFISIRQSCHHCGYTWVWNSQPFIRDTPAANILLSAAILFSGSTPGKIFHFLGCLRVACTTDRTFHLHQSQYLQPAVISVWNHHQHQILSAIAKKDCPLTVGGDGRADSPGHSAKYGSYGVIDLDTKFYILNLYRAMK, via the exons ATGACGAAGGCAGTAGTACGACTACAAGAGAGCTTATCATCACTATCACGTACAATTGTCAAGTCTTTAGCTATGCCTCGACGTTGCGTTGCTGCTGATTGTAAAACTACTAGCAGGATGGGGTACAGTTTACACTCCTTCCCTACAGACGAGAATATGCGACGACGGTGGACAAGTGCTGTGAAGCGATACAGAAAAGACTGGGATGGCCCCTCGACAAGCTTCCTTTTGTGCTCAAGGCATTTTACTGAAGATTCCTTCGAGACAGAAGGATCCCTGTATCGTGATACCTTTGGAATTCCTGCCCAGAAACGCCTAAAGCCAGATGCTGTACCTACCGTCTTTCCAAAAAGCATCAACCAATTGCACACTAGCAGCAGCAGTGCTTCACATAGTTGTCCATTATCCGAAAGAAGAGAGCAAAGATCG GTGGTAGAAGAACTCCTCTCTGCAACTACAAGTGCTGAATCAACTCTTGAGCATATGGATACCACTAATTCCACTGTACAACTTCCTTTGTGTCACACTTCAACTGACAGTATGCATCACTCCTCAACTCTCCCTTTGTGTCGTGATCCTATGTCTCACTCTTCCACAATGCCAGATCCACTTACACAAGAGAAAAACCCTAAGAAGAAGTCCGTATCTGTGACTGTTCGTGTCAAAGGGAAGAAAAAAG CAACACAGACTGACACTTGTCCTCAACAAATCAGTATTGGCACACAATGCAACTTGTTAAATGCCCCACCTCTGCAAAGGCTTCCACAGGTAACATCACTTAACGATTCCTTTGTCACTGAAGAGGAAACAGATCTGGACACATCATTTTTGTCAAACCAAGAAGACTACACCACAGA AGATGACACACAAGAGCTACCACCTCAGGATGAAGTCAAGTTCCTTGTGTATAGGTCCCATCTGTTAAGCCTATTCACAGCTTGCAGATCATGCCACCAACTATGTGATGGTGAGGTTGCCAACCTGAAGGGTACTTTTATCAGCATCAGACAAAGCTGCCATCACTGTGGATACACATGGGTATGGAACAGCCAGCCATTTATCAGAGACACTCCAGCAGCAAACATACTGTTGTCTGCAGCAATTTTATTTAGTGGTTCCACTCCTGGAAAGATTTTCCACTTTTTGGGGTGCTTACGCGTAGCATGCACCACAGATAGAACATTTCACCTCCACCAATCACAGTATCTCCAACCGGCTGTTATATCTGTATGGAACCACCACCAACATCAGATACTTTCAGCCATCGCAAAGAAAGACTGCCCTCTTACAGTTGGTGGAGATGGAAGAGCTGACAGTCCAGGTCATTCAGCAAAATATGGATCATATGGTGTTATTGACCTGGATACAAAGTTTTACATATTGAACTTGTACAG AGCAATGAAGTGA
- the LOC136269250 gene encoding uncharacterized protein isoform X1 produces the protein MTKAVVRLQESLSSLSRTIVKSLAMPRRCVAADCKTTSRMGYSLHSFPTDENMRRRWTSAVKRYRKDWDGPSTSFLLCSRHFTEDSFETEGSLYRDTFGIPAQKRLKPDAVPTVFPKSINQLHTSSSSASHSCPLSERREQRSVVEELLSATTSAESTLEHMDTTNSTVQLPLCHTSTDSMHHSSTLPLCRDPMSHSSTMPDPLTQEKNPKKKSVSVTVRVKGKKKATQTDTCPQQISIGTQCNLLNAPPLQRLPQVTSLNDSFVTEEETDLDTSFLSNQEDYTTEDDTQELPPQDEVKFLVYRSHLLSLFTACRSCHQLCDGEVANLKGTFISIRQSCHHCGYTWVWNSQPFIRDTPAANILLSAAILFSGSTPGKIFHFLGCLRVACTTDRTFHLHQSQYLQPAVISVWNHHQHQILSAIAKKDCPLTVGGDGRADSPGHSAKYGSYGVIDLDTKFYILNLYRYNCHFNVSIKFLSYRAMK, from the exons ATGACGAAGGCAGTAGTACGACTACAAGAGAGCTTATCATCACTATCACGTACAATTGTCAAGTCTTTAGCTATGCCTCGACGTTGCGTTGCTGCTGATTGTAAAACTACTAGCAGGATGGGGTACAGTTTACACTCCTTCCCTACAGACGAGAATATGCGACGACGGTGGACAAGTGCTGTGAAGCGATACAGAAAAGACTGGGATGGCCCCTCGACAAGCTTCCTTTTGTGCTCAAGGCATTTTACTGAAGATTCCTTCGAGACAGAAGGATCCCTGTATCGTGATACCTTTGGAATTCCTGCCCAGAAACGCCTAAAGCCAGATGCTGTACCTACCGTCTTTCCAAAAAGCATCAACCAATTGCACACTAGCAGCAGCAGTGCTTCACATAGTTGTCCATTATCCGAAAGAAGAGAGCAAAGATCG GTGGTAGAAGAACTCCTCTCTGCAACTACAAGTGCTGAATCAACTCTTGAGCATATGGATACCACTAATTCCACTGTACAACTTCCTTTGTGTCACACTTCAACTGACAGTATGCATCACTCCTCAACTCTCCCTTTGTGTCGTGATCCTATGTCTCACTCTTCCACAATGCCAGATCCACTTACACAAGAGAAAAACCCTAAGAAGAAGTCCGTATCTGTGACTGTTCGTGTCAAAGGGAAGAAAAAAG CAACACAGACTGACACTTGTCCTCAACAAATCAGTATTGGCACACAATGCAACTTGTTAAATGCCCCACCTCTGCAAAGGCTTCCACAGGTAACATCACTTAACGATTCCTTTGTCACTGAAGAGGAAACAGATCTGGACACATCATTTTTGTCAAACCAAGAAGACTACACCACAGA AGATGACACACAAGAGCTACCACCTCAGGATGAAGTCAAGTTCCTTGTGTATAGGTCCCATCTGTTAAGCCTATTCACAGCTTGCAGATCATGCCACCAACTATGTGATGGTGAGGTTGCCAACCTGAAGGGTACTTTTATCAGCATCAGACAAAGCTGCCATCACTGTGGATACACATGGGTATGGAACAGCCAGCCATTTATCAGAGACACTCCAGCAGCAAACATACTGTTGTCTGCAGCAATTTTATTTAGTGGTTCCACTCCTGGAAAGATTTTCCACTTTTTGGGGTGCTTACGCGTAGCATGCACCACAGATAGAACATTTCACCTCCACCAATCACAGTATCTCCAACCGGCTGTTATATCTGTATGGAACCACCACCAACATCAGATACTTTCAGCCATCGCAAAGAAAGACTGCCCTCTTACAGTTGGTGGAGATGGAAGAGCTGACAGTCCAGGTCATTCAGCAAAATATGGATCATATGGTGTTATTGACCTGGATACAAAGTTTTACATATTGAACTTGTACAGGTATAATTGTCACTTTAATGTTTCAATTAAATTTCTGAGTTACAGAGCAATGAAGTGA
- the LOC136269263 gene encoding uncharacterized protein, with product MAGEVLTSSSLSESDGDSILSGSVRYSTDLSEDSEAISEPEEVDEPARDEVLPYLFEPERRSRTYSESEDETTVVTGDSGEERIGNTNWCTCYHCQPMPTARESVCCQEIDEIKDLLVGDPVPVCITQHMDFANACLCRVVLLIASHGHRHHYGTSDIPAEENRKFRFLAYRQLAWWGWGYLGRHRRVVLPSCAVSRIRSEFPSDDYTGHQFPPPTP from the exons ATGGCAGGTGAAGTGTTAACCTCGAGTTCTCTCTCCGAGTCTGATGGCGATTCGATACTGTCAGGCTCTGTGCGTTATTCGACAGATCTCAGTGAAGACAGCGAAGCGATATCAGAGCCAGAGGAGGTGGACGAACCCGCTCGTGACGAAGTTCTACCATATCTGTTCGAACCAGAGAGACGTTCCAGGACCTACAGCGAATCTGAAGATGAAACGACTGTAGTAACAGGTGACTCAGGCGAAGAACGAATTGGAAACACGAACTG GTGCACGTGCTATCACTGCCAGCCAATGCCAACAGCCAGGGAATCTGTTTGCTGTCAAGAAATTGACGAAATCAAAGATCTGTTGGTTGGTGATCCTGTTCCTGTTTGTATCACACAGCACATGGACTTTGCCAATGCTTGCCTGTGTAGAGTTGTGTTGTTGATAGCCTCTCATGGCCACCGACACCATTATGGAACTAGTGATATCCCTGCTGAGGAGAACAG AAAGTTTAGGTTTCTGGCATACAGACAACTGGCGTGGTGGGGTTGGGGCTACTTGGGCCGACACAGACGTGTGGTACTCCCTTCTTGTGCAGTATCACGAATAAGGAGTGAATTTCCTTCTGATGATTACACAGGTCATCAATTTCCACCACCAACACCAtag